Proteins from one Nitrobacteraceae bacterium AZCC 2146 genomic window:
- a CDS encoding heterotetrameric sarcosine oxidase gamma subunit (product_source=TIGR01375; cog=COG4583; ko=KO:K22087; pfam=PF04268; superfamily=103025; tigrfam=TIGR01375), with the protein MLDLVPVSAFAHLRPAGSGRGVVARERIGLALATVMVRRGQTAALAAAVKEQFDITLPAGPHGSGGDSLSFLGTGPGRWLVTHDARAPRFVEGLAQRLEGLASVVDQSVAYGVLRLSGPALLETLAKGVAIDLSAPAFPAGSVAVTQIAHIGATLWKVDEAPTIHIAVARSYAGSFLHWLEASAAVYGLAVE; encoded by the coding sequence GTGCTTGATCTCGTCCCCGTCTCCGCCTTCGCCCATCTGCGCCCGGCCGGCAGCGGTCGCGGCGTGGTCGCGCGCGAACGCATCGGCCTCGCCCTCGCCACCGTCATGGTGCGCCGGGGACAGACCGCGGCGCTCGCCGCCGCGGTGAAAGAACAGTTCGACATCACCCTGCCCGCAGGCCCGCATGGATCGGGCGGCGACTCCCTCTCGTTCCTCGGCACCGGTCCCGGCCGTTGGCTGGTGACCCACGACGCGCGCGCACCTCGCTTTGTCGAGGGCCTCGCGCAGCGGCTCGAAGGGCTGGCGTCGGTGGTCGACCAATCCGTTGCCTATGGCGTGCTGCGGCTGTCAGGCCCGGCGCTGCTGGAGACGCTCGCCAAGGGTGTCGCGATCGATCTGAGCGCGCCGGCATTTCCAGCCGGCAGTGTCGCGGTGACGCAGATCGCCCATATCGGCGCGACGCTGTGGAAGGTCGATGAAGCGCCGACGATTCATATCGCGGTGGCGCGGAGTTATGCCGGAAGTTTCCTGCACTGGCTGGAAGCGTCGGCGGCGGTCTACGGGCTGGCGGTGGAGTAG
- a CDS encoding heterotetrameric sarcosine oxidase alpha subunit (product_source=TIGR01372; cath_funfam=3.30.1360.120,3.40.50.720; cog=COG0404,COG0446; ko=KO:K22086; pfam=PF01571,PF07992,PF08669,PF13510,PF17806; superfamily=101790,103025,51905; tigrfam=TIGR01372) has protein sequence MSQPRRLASAGLIHRSQPVSFRFDGKAYSGYAGDTLASALLANNIMLVGRSFKYHRPRGIFSAGPEEPNALVTLRNGARAEPNTKTTTVELFDGLEATSQNCWPSPNFDLRAVHQLAGPLLNAGFYYKTFMWPASFWEKFYEPAIRRSAGLGALSGQDDPDSYEKSHAFCDLLVIGAGPAGLAAALAAGRAGARVILAEEDFALGGRLLAESAQIDGVSAASWAALAEAELNTLPNVRILRRTAVFGAYDGEYGAIERVSDHLVAPPDFTPRQRLWKIVAKQCVLAAGAQERPLVFPGNDRPGIMLASALRTYLHRFGVAAGQSVAIFTTSDDGWRSAFDLHKAGVEIAAVIDARTAVSPEVRKLAAGAPPFLGAHITDTSGYRRLKSVTIVDSKGKAQTIAADTLGVSGGWTPSVGIATHLGGKANWSEAKSAFLCDDMPRGMEIAGAAAAQWTLAEALQNGARIGSEAATRAGFTALVPKPMLTSDEACDGKPVWLFAGSRRKAFVDLQNDVTAKDVTLAAQEGFRSVEQLKRYTTLGMATDQGKTSNVNGLAILADTIQKTIAETGATRARPPYVPVAIGAFAGLHTGKHFKPTRLTASHTYSAAANATFVEAGQWMRAQWFNAPGEGDWLTSVTREVQAVRASAGICDVSTLGKIALLGSDVGTFLDRVYINTFSTLPVGKVRYGVMLREDGFVMDDGTVARLSQDHYVMTTTTVNAGKVMQHLEYCHQILWPDLDVQMVSVTEQWAQYAVAGPQSRALLQALLGDAIDISNEAFPYLACAEFYLGDIPLRLFRVSFSGELAYEIAAPAGYGEALLRALMTAGKAFDVALYGTEALSVMRIEKGHVAGSELNGQTVARDLGLGRMMSQKKDYIGRTMAGREALIDTARPILVGLQPVDRTKRLRNGALLFARGVTPSPDSNDGYITSTAFSPVTGHWIGLGLLARGTERLGEIIRAWDPIRSADLDLEVVLPIFVDPEGVRLRA, from the coding sequence ATGAGTCAGCCGCGCCGCCTCGCCTCCGCCGGATTGATCCATCGTTCGCAGCCGGTGAGCTTCCGCTTCGACGGCAAGGCCTATAGCGGCTATGCCGGAGACACGTTGGCCTCGGCACTGCTCGCCAACAACATCATGCTGGTCGGTCGCTCGTTCAAATATCACCGGCCGCGCGGCATCTTTTCGGCCGGGCCGGAAGAGCCGAATGCGCTGGTGACCCTGCGCAACGGCGCGCGCGCCGAGCCGAATACAAAAACCACCACGGTCGAGTTGTTCGACGGGCTCGAGGCCACCAGCCAGAACTGCTGGCCGTCGCCGAATTTCGATCTGCGCGCGGTGCATCAGCTCGCAGGTCCCCTGCTGAATGCCGGCTTCTACTACAAGACCTTCATGTGGCCGGCTTCGTTCTGGGAAAAATTCTATGAGCCGGCGATCCGGCGTTCGGCCGGCTTGGGCGCGCTCAGCGGCCAGGACGATCCCGACAGTTACGAAAAGTCCCACGCCTTCTGCGACCTGCTGGTGATCGGCGCCGGGCCTGCAGGCCTCGCCGCTGCGCTCGCCGCCGGCCGGGCCGGCGCGCGCGTGATCCTGGCGGAAGAGGATTTTGCGCTCGGTGGACGGTTGCTGGCGGAAAGCGCCCAGATCGACGGCGTCTCCGCGGCATCTTGGGCGGCGCTGGCCGAAGCTGAACTGAACACATTGCCGAACGTCCGCATTCTCCGGCGCACCGCGGTGTTCGGCGCCTATGATGGCGAATATGGCGCGATCGAGCGGGTCTCCGACCATCTCGTCGCGCCGCCCGACTTCACGCCGCGGCAGCGGTTGTGGAAGATCGTCGCGAAACAATGCGTGCTCGCCGCCGGCGCGCAGGAACGCCCTCTCGTATTCCCCGGCAATGACCGGCCGGGAATCATGCTGGCCTCGGCGCTGCGGACCTATCTGCACCGGTTCGGCGTCGCAGCCGGCCAGAGCGTCGCGATCTTCACCACCTCCGATGACGGCTGGCGCAGCGCATTCGATCTGCACAAGGCGGGCGTCGAAATTGCCGCGGTGATCGATGCGCGCACGGCGGTATCGCCCGAGGTGCGCAAGCTCGCGGCGGGCGCGCCGCCGTTTCTCGGCGCCCATATCACCGACACCTCAGGCTATCGCCGGCTGAAGTCGGTCACGATCGTCGACAGCAAGGGCAAAGCCCAGACCATCGCCGCCGATACGCTCGGCGTCTCCGGTGGCTGGACGCCCAGCGTCGGCATCGCCACCCATCTCGGCGGCAAGGCGAACTGGTCGGAGGCGAAGTCGGCGTTTCTTTGCGATGACATGCCGAGGGGCATGGAGATCGCCGGCGCCGCGGCGGCGCAATGGACGCTGGCGGAAGCCTTGCAGAATGGCGCACGCATCGGCTCGGAAGCGGCAACACGTGCGGGCTTTACCGCGCTGGTGCCGAAACCGATGCTGACGAGCGACGAGGCCTGCGACGGCAAGCCGGTCTGGCTGTTCGCGGGATCGCGCCGCAAGGCCTTTGTCGATCTGCAGAACGACGTTACTGCCAAGGACGTGACCCTCGCCGCGCAGGAAGGTTTCCGCTCGGTCGAGCAGCTGAAGCGTTACACCACTTTGGGCATGGCCACCGACCAGGGCAAGACCTCCAACGTCAACGGCCTCGCCATCCTCGCGGATACAATCCAGAAGACCATCGCCGAGACCGGCGCGACGCGGGCACGGCCGCCTTATGTGCCGGTGGCGATCGGCGCCTTTGCGGGGCTGCATACCGGAAAACATTTCAAGCCGACGCGGCTGACCGCGAGCCACACTTACTCAGCCGCAGCGAACGCCACCTTCGTCGAGGCCGGACAATGGATGCGCGCGCAATGGTTCAACGCGCCCGGCGAGGGCGACTGGCTCACGAGCGTGACGCGCGAGGTTCAGGCCGTGCGCGCCAGCGCCGGCATCTGCGACGTCTCGACCCTCGGCAAGATCGCGCTGCTCGGCAGCGACGTCGGCACGTTTCTCGACCGCGTCTACATCAACACCTTCTCGACCCTGCCGGTCGGCAAGGTGCGCTACGGCGTGATGCTGCGCGAGGACGGTTTTGTGATGGACGACGGCACCGTCGCCCGGCTGTCGCAGGACCACTATGTGATGACCACCACCACGGTGAATGCCGGCAAGGTGATGCAGCATCTCGAATACTGTCACCAGATCCTGTGGCCCGATCTCGACGTGCAGATGGTGTCGGTGACCGAGCAATGGGCGCAATATGCGGTCGCCGGGCCGCAATCCCGCGCGCTGCTGCAGGCATTGCTCGGCGATGCCATCGATATTTCCAACGAGGCGTTTCCATATCTCGCCTGCGCGGAGTTTTATCTCGGCGATATTCCGCTGCGGCTGTTCCGGGTCTCGTTCTCCGGCGAACTCGCTTACGAAATCGCGGCGCCCGCCGGCTATGGCGAGGCATTGCTGCGCGCGCTGATGACGGCGGGCAAGGCGTTCGACGTTGCACTGTACGGCACCGAGGCGCTCTCCGTGATGCGGATCGAGAAGGGCCATGTCGCCGGCTCCGAACTCAACGGCCAGACCGTGGCGCGCGACCTCGGTCTCGGGCGGATGATGTCGCAGAAGAAAGACTACATCGGCCGCACCATGGCCGGGCGCGAGGCGCTGATCGATACCGCGCGACCAATCCTAGTCGGCTTACAACCGGTGGATCGCACAAAACGCCTGCGCAACGGCGCGCTTTTGTTTGCCCGCGGCGTGACGCCGTCGCCGGACAGCAATGATGGCTACATCACCTCGACGGCGTTCAGCCCGGTGACCGGGCACTGGATCGGGCTCGGCCTGCTCGCGCGCGGCACCGAACGGCTCGGCGAAATCATTCGCGCCTGGGATCCGATCCGTTCGGCCGATCTCGACCTCGAAGTGGTGTTGCCCATCTTCGTCGATCCAGAAGGAGTGCGGCTGCGTGCTTGA
- a CDS encoding heterotetrameric sarcosine oxidase delta subunit (product_source=TIGR01374; cog=COG4311; ko=KO:K22085; pfam=PF04267; superfamily=56634; tigrfam=TIGR01374), translating to MRIPCPFCGPRDASEFAYHGDATLTRPDAGTADANAMYDYVYLRDNPAGVHQEHWYHSAGCHAWLKVTRNVSTHEIINAALAHDETTS from the coding sequence ATGCGCATCCCCTGCCCCTTTTGCGGCCCCCGCGACGCCTCCGAATTCGCCTACCACGGCGACGCCACGCTGACGCGGCCCGATGCGGGCACGGCCGACGCGAATGCGATGTACGACTATGTCTATCTGCGCGACAATCCTGCCGGCGTGCATCAGGAACACTGGTACCATTCCGCCGGCTGTCACGCCTGGCTGAAGGTGACGCGCAACGTCAGCACCCACGAGATCATCAACGCCGCACTGGCGCACGACGAGACCACGTCATGA
- a CDS encoding heterotetrameric sarcosine oxidase beta subunit (product_source=TIGR01373; cath_funfam=3.50.50.60; cog=COG0665; ko=KO:K22084; pfam=PF01266; superfamily=51905; tigrfam=TIGR01373): MRYSLTSLITQTLAGHKGWTPQWRDAAPRDEYDIVIVGGGGHGLATAYYLAKEYGLRNIAVLEKSWIGSGNVGRNTTIIRSNYLLSPNIALYEFSLKLWEGLEQDFNYNAMVSQRGVLNLFHSDGQRDAYARRGNMMLLNGADAELLDRDGVRRLYPFLNFDAARFPIQGGLLQKRGGTVRHDAVAWGFARGASDHGVDVIQNCEVTGIDIVAGKVVGVTTSRGKIRAKKVGLAVAGSSSRVAAMAGLRLPIESHVLQAFVSEGLKPVIPGVITFGAGHFYISQSDKGGLVFGGDIDGYNSYAQRGNLPVVEDVCEGGMALMPSIGRARMLRNWGGLVDMSMDGSPIIDRTDIDGLYLNAGWCYGGFKATPGSGFVFAHLLAKDAPHPAATGLRFDRFRTGQLLDEKGQGAQPNLH, translated from the coding sequence ATGCGCTATTCGCTGACTTCCCTGATCACGCAGACGCTGGCGGGCCATAAAGGCTGGACGCCGCAATGGCGCGACGCCGCGCCCAGGGACGAATACGACATCGTCATCGTCGGCGGCGGCGGCCATGGGCTGGCGACGGCGTATTACCTCGCCAAGGAATACGGCCTCAGAAATATCGCGGTGCTGGAAAAGAGCTGGATCGGCAGCGGCAATGTCGGCCGCAACACCACCATCATTCGCTCCAACTACCTGCTGTCGCCGAACATCGCGCTCTACGAATTCTCGCTGAAGCTATGGGAAGGCCTCGAGCAGGACTTCAATTACAACGCCATGGTCAGCCAGCGCGGCGTACTCAACCTGTTTCATTCCGACGGCCAGCGCGACGCCTATGCGCGCCGCGGCAACATGATGCTTTTGAACGGCGCCGATGCCGAGCTGCTCGACCGCGACGGCGTGCGCCGACTCTATCCGTTCCTGAATTTCGACGCGGCACGGTTTCCGATCCAGGGCGGGCTGCTGCAGAAGCGCGGCGGCACCGTGCGCCATGATGCGGTGGCCTGGGGCTTTGCCCGCGGCGCCAGCGACCACGGCGTCGATGTGATCCAGAACTGCGAAGTGACCGGGATCGACATCGTCGCCGGCAAGGTCGTGGGCGTCACCACCTCGCGCGGAAAAATCCGGGCGAAGAAGGTCGGCCTGGCCGTCGCCGGCTCCAGCTCGCGCGTCGCGGCCATGGCCGGGCTGCGGCTGCCGATCGAAAGCCATGTGTTGCAAGCGTTTGTCTCCGAGGGTCTGAAGCCGGTGATCCCCGGGGTCATCACCTTCGGCGCCGGGCATTTCTACATCAGCCAGTCCGACAAGGGCGGGCTGGTGTTCGGCGGCGACATCGACGGCTACAACTCCTATGCCCAGCGCGGCAACCTGCCAGTGGTCGAGGACGTCTGCGAAGGCGGCATGGCGCTGATGCCTTCGATCGGTCGCGCCCGGATGCTGCGCAACTGGGGCGGCCTCGTCGACATGTCGATGGACGGCTCGCCGATCATCGACCGCACTGATATCGACGGGCTCTATCTCAATGCCGGCTGGTGCTATGGCGGCTTCAAGGCGACGCCGGGCTCCGGTTTCGTGTTCGCGCATCTGCTGGCGAAGGACGCGCCGCATCCCGCCGCCACCGGCTTGCGGTTCGATCGTTTCAGAACCGGCCAACTCCTCGACGAAAAGGGCCAGGGCGCCCAACCCAACCTGCACTGA
- a CDS encoding hypothetical protein (product_source=Hypo-rule applied; cath_funfam=1.20.5.100; superfamily=81593; transmembrane_helix_parts=Inside_1_49,TMhelix_50_72,Outside_73_79), with amino-acid sequence MVHDDLQVRQNGETAGWPFDTLPIGKTTFNSAGARQAMEKALRGWLDAHGLLAITAAVLGIIGLLAVVLVVGGFWLAAP; translated from the coding sequence ATGGTCCATGATGATCTCCAGGTGAGGCAGAACGGCGAGACGGCGGGGTGGCCGTTTGATACGCTGCCGATCGGCAAAACAACATTCAATTCAGCGGGAGCACGCCAGGCGATGGAAAAAGCGTTACGCGGATGGCTCGACGCCCACGGCCTGCTCGCCATCACGGCGGCCGTCCTTGGAATCATCGGTTTACTGGCTGTCGTGCTCGTGGTCGGCGGCTTCTGGCTCGCGGCGCCTTGA
- a CDS encoding 2,5-diketo-D-gluconate reductase B (product_source=KO:K06222; cath_funfam=3.20.20.100; cog=COG0656; ko=KO:K06222; pfam=PF00248; superfamily=51430) produces the protein MDHLHIQGIDMPKLGLGTFRLQGDACRAAVESALGLGYRHIDTAEMYGNEDGVGAGIKASGVARKDIHVTTKVWHENLAPDAIRRSFDASLAKLKLDHVDLYLVHWPSKGMNLPAMFETLMKLKQEGRTRAIGVANFTVALLKTVVEEIRAPIACNQIEYHVLLDQTKVKTYLASKSIPLVGYCPLAQGKVTDNEVLKTIGAKHNASAAQVALKWLLDQDGVAAIPKASRAESQQANLDALKLTLDDADRKAIAALPKNQRLVNPAFMEGWE, from the coding sequence ATGGACCATCTGCACATCCAGGGCATCGACATGCCCAAACTCGGCCTTGGCACCTTTCGCCTGCAGGGCGATGCCTGCCGCGCCGCGGTGGAGAGCGCGCTCGGGCTCGGCTATCGCCACATCGACACCGCCGAGATGTATGGCAACGAGGACGGCGTCGGCGCCGGGATCAAGGCTTCCGGTGTCGCCCGGAAGGATATCCACGTCACCACAAAGGTCTGGCACGAGAACCTGGCGCCGGATGCGATCCGGCGCTCGTTCGATGCCAGCCTTGCCAAGCTCAAGCTGGATCATGTCGATCTCTATCTGGTGCACTGGCCGTCGAAGGGCATGAACCTGCCGGCGATGTTCGAGACGTTGATGAAGCTGAAGCAGGAAGGCCGCACCCGCGCCATCGGCGTCGCCAATTTCACCGTCGCGCTCCTGAAGACCGTGGTCGAGGAGATCCGCGCCCCGATCGCTTGCAACCAGATCGAATATCACGTGCTGCTCGACCAGACCAAGGTGAAGACCTATCTCGCCAGCAAGTCGATCCCGCTGGTGGGCTATTGCCCGCTGGCGCAGGGCAAGGTGACCGACAATGAAGTCCTGAAAACCATCGGCGCCAAGCACAACGCCAGCGCGGCGCAGGTGGCGCTGAAATGGCTGCTCGATCAGGATGGTGTCGCGGCGATCCCGAAGGCCTCGCGCGCGGAAAGCCAGCAGGCCAATCTCGATGCGCTCAAACTGACGCTCGACGACGCGGACCGCAAGGCGATCGCAGCCTTGCCGAAAAACCAGCGGCTGGTGAATCCCGCGTTTATGGAAGGGTGGGAGTGA
- a CDS encoding CopG family nickel-responsive transcriptional regulator (product_source=KO:K07722; cath_funfam=1.10.1220.10,3.30.70.1150; cog=COG0864; ko=KO:K07722; pfam=PF01402,PF08753; superfamily=47598,55021; tigrfam=TIGR02793): protein MQRITITLDDDLMEELDSMIAEHGYQNRSEAIRDFARAGMQQAAQEKGKAGECVAALVYVYDHAARDLSRRLVENYHGHHDLSLATLHVHLDDDNCMEVTALRGKGDEVQHFADHIIAERGVKYGRVVMIPTGAKKVEAKKKPHSHK from the coding sequence ATGCAGCGCATTACGATCACGCTCGACGACGATTTGATGGAAGAGCTGGACAGCATGATCGCCGAGCACGGCTATCAGAATCGCTCCGAGGCGATCCGCGATTTCGCCCGCGCCGGCATGCAGCAGGCGGCGCAGGAGAAGGGCAAGGCCGGTGAATGCGTCGCGGCCCTGGTCTATGTCTACGACCACGCCGCGCGCGACCTGTCGCGCCGGCTGGTGGAGAACTATCACGGCCACCACGACCTCTCGCTGGCGACGCTGCACGTTCATCTCGACGACGACAACTGCATGGAAGTCACCGCGCTGCGCGGCAAAGGCGACGAAGTGCAGCACTTCGCCGATCACATCATCGCCGAACGCGGCGTCAAATATGGCCGCGTGGTGATGATCCCGACCGGCGCGAAGAAGGTCGAGGCGAAGAAAAAGCCGCATTCGCATAAGTGA
- a CDS encoding hypothetical protein (product_source=Hypo-rule applied; cath_funfam=2.170.130.10,2.40.170.20; cleavage_site_network=SignalP-noTM; pfam=PF00593,PF07715; superfamily=56935) has product MHRFSCASAGLVLAGLGASGAHAQNAASGVTSLPAVEVVAPRGRHSAKLKRLPDSGRASPSNSDQAGNRRPAVIAETAAPVPVASASEKTVSGADVNARPFSRPAEALEVVPGLIVTQHSGDGKANQYFLRGFNLDHGTDLAIDIDGMPVNMRTHAHGQGYADLNFLIPELIGSVNIRKGPYFADEGDFSSVGSVHINLLDSVTKTMASITAGSFGYRRGFGVTSTKLGEGTLLVAGEVQGYNGPWDNPDNLRKLNGVMRYSQGTTDDGLSLTAMAYANKWNSTDQIPARAIASGEIGRYGALDPSDGGNSNRFSLSGRWARSDDEGSSKANFYVIKSSLNLWNNFTYFLSDPVNGDQFHQHDDRVLGGLSGSHTFNSQFAGLPMQTEVGVQTRYDDIRLDLSNTVRRQFLSPVRSDAVKEGSVGVFVQNTLFWTDWLRSSIGWRGDYYDTSVLSYFAPANSGTANAFIGSPKFGLVLGPFAKTEFFLNAGEGFHSNDARGVTIMESPLDGSAVERSPFLVKTKGAEVGLRTKIIPGLTSSLAFFMLDSASEILFVGDAGDTEASRPSRRIGIEWTNDYRPFSWLSLEGDIAVTRARFRGDDSEQAATYASLAGYPASQIGNAPGNFIPGAPNMIATAGVRLGEATGWFGALRYRYFGPRPLTEDGAFVSPATGLLNGQFGYRFANGWRIQLDGFNLLDSQSDQITYAYGSLLKTDSLFAMCFPASGAPTVPSAVCQTGVMDRVLHPVEPLAIRVTVAGSF; this is encoded by the coding sequence ATGCATCGATTTTCCTGTGCATCGGCCGGGCTTGTGCTGGCGGGACTGGGGGCATCGGGCGCCCACGCGCAAAATGCCGCGTCCGGCGTGACCTCGTTGCCTGCCGTCGAAGTCGTGGCGCCGCGCGGGCGCCATAGCGCGAAGTTGAAACGGCTTCCTGATTCTGGGAGAGCCAGCCCATCGAATTCGGACCAGGCCGGAAACCGGCGTCCTGCCGTCATTGCCGAAACCGCCGCACCGGTGCCGGTCGCTTCCGCCAGCGAAAAAACCGTCAGCGGAGCCGACGTCAATGCGCGTCCGTTCTCGCGCCCGGCCGAAGCCCTCGAAGTGGTGCCTGGCCTGATCGTCACCCAGCACAGCGGCGACGGCAAAGCCAATCAGTATTTTCTGCGCGGCTTCAATCTCGACCACGGCACCGATCTGGCGATCGATATCGATGGCATGCCGGTCAACATGCGCACCCACGCCCATGGCCAGGGCTATGCCGATCTGAATTTCCTGATTCCGGAACTGATCGGTTCGGTCAACATCCGCAAGGGGCCGTATTTTGCCGACGAGGGCGATTTTTCCTCGGTCGGATCGGTGCACATCAACCTGCTCGACAGTGTCACCAAAACCATGGCGTCGATCACCGCCGGGAGTTTTGGTTATCGCCGCGGCTTTGGCGTCACATCGACAAAACTCGGCGAGGGCACTCTGCTCGTGGCCGGCGAAGTGCAGGGCTACAACGGCCCGTGGGATAATCCCGACAATCTGCGCAAGCTGAACGGCGTGATGCGCTACAGCCAGGGCACGACGGATGACGGCCTTTCGCTCACCGCGATGGCCTATGCCAACAAATGGAATTCCACCGATCAGATTCCGGCACGGGCGATCGCGTCGGGCGAGATCGGCCGCTATGGCGCGCTCGATCCAAGCGACGGCGGCAATTCCAATCGCTTTTCGCTGTCCGGGCGCTGGGCGCGCAGCGACGACGAAGGCTCCTCGAAAGCGAATTTCTATGTCATCAAGAGCTCGCTCAACCTGTGGAATAACTTCACCTACTTTCTGAGCGATCCCGTCAACGGCGACCAGTTTCACCAGCACGACGATCGCGTGCTCGGCGGCCTCAGCGGCTCGCACACCTTCAACAGCCAGTTTGCCGGCCTGCCGATGCAAACCGAGGTCGGTGTGCAAACTCGCTACGACGACATCCGGCTCGATCTGAGCAATACCGTGCGGCGTCAATTCCTGTCGCCTGTCCGTAGCGACGCGGTGAAGGAAGGCAGCGTCGGCGTCTTCGTGCAGAATACGCTGTTCTGGACCGACTGGCTGCGCAGCAGCATCGGCTGGCGCGGCGACTATTATGACACTTCAGTGCTGTCATATTTTGCGCCGGCCAATTCCGGTACCGCCAATGCGTTTATTGGCAGTCCGAAATTCGGCCTCGTGCTTGGCCCGTTTGCGAAGACAGAGTTCTTCCTCAATGCCGGCGAGGGCTTTCACAGCAATGACGCCCGCGGCGTCACCATCATGGAATCGCCACTCGATGGTTCGGCGGTGGAGCGCTCGCCCTTTCTGGTGAAGACGAAAGGCGCCGAAGTTGGTTTGCGCACGAAAATCATTCCCGGCCTGACCAGTTCGCTCGCCTTCTTCATGCTGGATTCCGCCTCGGAGATTTTGTTCGTTGGCGATGCCGGCGATACCGAAGCCAGCCGCCCCAGCCGCCGCATCGGCATCGAATGGACCAATGATTATCGCCCGTTCTCTTGGCTCAGCCTTGAGGGCGACATCGCGGTGACCCGTGCGCGCTTTCGCGGCGACGACTCGGAGCAGGCGGCAACCTATGCATCGCTGGCCGGCTATCCCGCCTCGCAGATCGGCAATGCGCCCGGCAATTTCATTCCCGGCGCGCCGAACATGATCGCCACCGCGGGGGTCCGGCTTGGCGAAGCCACCGGATGGTTTGGCGCGTTGCGCTATCGCTATTTCGGGCCGCGGCCGCTCACCGAAGACGGTGCCTTCGTCTCGCCGGCCACCGGCTTGCTGAACGGCCAGTTCGGCTATCGCTTCGCCAATGGCTGGCGCATTCAGCTCGATGGTTTCAACCTGCTCGACAGCCAATCCGACCAGATCACCTATGCTTATGGATCGCTGCTGAAAACGGATTCGTTGTTCGCCATGTGCTTCCCGGCGTCGGGGGCGCCTACAGTGCCAAGCGCGGTGTGCCAGACCGGCGTGATGGACCGGGTGCTGCATCCGGTCGAGCCGCTGGCGATCCGCGTCACAGTCGCAGGATCATTCTGA